Genomic window (Lampris incognitus isolate fLamInc1 chromosome 3, fLamInc1.hap2, whole genome shotgun sequence):
TTTCACAAATATGGAAAACAAGTTAACTTAATGATACAGCTACACATACTTGGAAgactttttttgtcctttttaatTTGCCTggaatgtttatttattttatttattcccAAAGTTTGTTTGCTTATCTAATAATTTGCACCAGGAATTGTCagaccatgacaaaaaaaaaaagaataagttCTGAGTGGGTGTATCATGTGAATGAATACAGCGTTGGTTACCCCTTCAAAAAGGGTGGTGGTCTGATTAACCATATTCAATAAACAAGTGACACCTGGGTTGCAAAATGTGCTTTTCTGACCCCTGCTGAATAGTGGGGGTTATAACTTTCAAGGCCGAAACAATTAAGCTCACACCTAATGACATAATGACTAATGGTCTggatgagagaagaaaaaaactgtTCTGACATGATAAAGTTCTGACAAATCACAAATTACTGAAGAATGTAACTAACACAAACCCAATTTCACTTTCCCAGCCTTTATCATTTACCTGTACCAAGAAACAAAGCAGTCATAGATTAAGCCTGGTACAGAGAACCTTCGTTTTGTTATTGCCATGCATCACAATCCAGGAAGAGTTCAATTGTAACCCAATACGCACCAAAGAAATGCCATAAGAATTGCCTGATTTTCCAATATATAAATACTGAAAATGTGACCACTGGTAATTTGGCATAGATTTACATGATAAACTGCACTGACTGGTGCAGCAATAAGTCAGGGCTGGTTGGTTACTCTGGATCCATTAGGTGCATGGCTATCAAGAAGGGTTCATCGCAGACCAATAAAAGAGGCTCAACTGTGACGAATTTACCGAAAATTGAGATAAAGTCGAAAATCAAAGCTTTTAGGGGCGCCCCCAGCCACATAATGGACTGTACCAGGCACAGACAGCATTGGCTTACAGCTCTTCCAGCCCCCAACACTGAATCCCTTCTAGACAGAACAGCCTTCATCTTGGCATATTGCATAAGTTTGTACGTATCTGCAGATGGGCCATTCATGCTTATATATACACAACCAAAGAGAACATTCCAGATAACTTAATTCACAGTGGATCCAGTTGTAACATGTGGGAGCAGCACAACAGGTTGTCCTTTGGTGTCTGAGCTTGGTTTCAATaagtgttttgatttttttctgaATTGAGTTGTACAAAAAGAAAACATAActcaaaaggagaaaaaaaaaaacacaacaacacttcCCTATTTAACCCCAAATCTAGAGATGGCCCTCTCTCTCTAACTTGGACGTGCATATACACATGTTTGCTATATGCAGGCCCTGGGCTGATGTGCTTTAAAAGTGCTGCAGAGAGGCAGAAGGCATTTAGAGGGAAGGCTGCAGGTAGCAGCCCCCTTTACAGTGAGGCAAGAGAGCCTGAATGACTGAAGAACCAAGGCCAGCTAGAGTCAGAGAGAGGGGCCACACTCTGGGAGGGAAGGTAAGAGGGTATTTAGATCTGAGTCAGAACACAAGGTTAGAGGTCAGGGTTTGGGGAGCTCAGGCACAATCTCCCACAATGACGAGAGGAGCAAGGAGCTGACGGAGCTCTGCAGCAGAGACGGGCCCTCCCTTTGGCTGGCTGTTTCTCTGCCTGCGTCTGGCTAGCTTGGAGTTTGATGGTGGGGAGAGGTGCATGGAAGAACCGCTGGCAGTGATAACAAGTGGAGCTTCTTGTTGCTGCTGCTCTTCCATCCCATCCTGCTTTGCCAGCTGCCGGTTCACTGCCATAGCCTGGCCAGCAAAGAATGTCAGGTCCCTGGcactgctggtcctgatggataGGAGCAGACACACAAAAGCAGTGAAAAGGTAGCCAAAGGGTAATGAACTGTAAACACTGCCCTCACATCTAATAACTATCCAAAGGAATGCGACAACCATAAATGTAATTTCGTCAACATTCTAGAGCATGTCTCACCTTTGATGCAAGATGGATGTGGGCAATGTGTCAGAAGCACCCTGAATAAAACAGAGAGACCTGTTAGACGGcttgataaaaataaataaaaacactccCTCAAGAAACACAAGATGTATCAAAAGATTTGCTAGAGGGTTTTAGTGGGTGTGAACTTACTCCCTGCACccaggggtgctgcagcacttgGCTGGCACTCAGGCGATTTTTGGCATCCCGAACCAAAAGTTTGGATATAAGGTCTTTGGCACTTAAGGAGATGTGGGCCCAGTCTTTCGCAGGAAACTCATACTTCCCTTCCTGGATACTCTCAAACAAAGTATTCTGGAAGAGAAAAGGATAATATATTCACAATCATACATTAACCCAAAGAAACAAGGTTTATGTTTCACTACTGTATTATACAAGTCACATGCATAACTAAATATTATAAGCGCACCCAATTACTGATACCATCTCTTAGGCAACAGGATGTTTTCTAAAGTACAAACGCCAACAGGAGACAATGGGGAGAATAAAGCTGAACGCGAAGGTGACTTCTCCTTACCTGGCAAGTGTGGCAGGGCTCTCCCAGTTCCCAACCACAGCCACCACCACAGCGGCCTACAAAAGGTGGGTAGCCACTAAGCATGATGTAGAGAATGACTCCAAGGCTCCACAGGTCACAGCGCTTGTCATAAATGGTGGCCTCCTCACTAAAGGCTTCAACCACCTCAGGTGCCATGTACTCTGCAGAGCCACACTGCAGAAGAAAATGGTGGGGAAGGGAAAgacagggaggggaaaaaaaaaaattaagcctAGAGGGCAACAAAACCAGTCATAGACTGATGAGTGGCTTGAGCTGGTGCTTTGCAAAACATCTCGTGGAGAGGTCACCAATgtataaaaacagaaaaggattGAAGAGAACGTGAACACAAGCTGGCACTGTCAGCTTCACATCTATAAACACACTTTTGTCCTGAGCTCAGCTGCTGTCTGCATTCCTTCATTCAGCTGATGCCTCATGTGCTCCTGGGGAAAAGTGGGCCCTGGGACCTTGTCTGGGAGGGCTGACTGTGAGAGTCACATGGTGTACAGCTAGAGTCAACAGGTCAGTCAGTTCAACACAGGCCTGGATGGGGGGGGGCTTAAAGGAGGACTGGATTATACACATAGATGGATTCTTTTAAAAGGGCTGTGATGTTTTCCCTCAACATCTCTCCCCCACAGTGGAAAATATAAAGAGGCATAATCGGGAACATGGTGTGCACTTATCCAACCAGGGCAAGTGAAGGGAGGGCTGAGCTATAAGGAGGCAGATTAGTGTGGGTAGGCAGCAGCAGTGAGTGAGTCATTGTCTGTTTTGACCACTCAGCTGCATGCAGGCCAGGCAGAATTGGCAGAGAGCAGGCACAGGCTTGGTGATGATACCTTGTTATGTAGCTTAGGAAGAAACTAGGCCAAACACTGAGCAGAAAAGAGGATTGGCTGTCCTGCTGAGCCAGAGACAGGGTTGAGCCATTCACTGTTACGTAATTTGCTAACACAAACACCAAATGCCGTTTTATTATGTGGAGAAACACAGAACGGGAGTGGGGGTTTATAAAGCAAGTTGTGAGTTCAACAGGACATGTGAACAAAGACATTCCACTGCTACTTCCTTTGCCCTGCTTTATTCTACAGGCTTTGATAAACACATTCTGACAAAGGAGCACTCGCCATTTTATATTCCTCAGGGAGAATTTACATAAATCCCTTTCAGGGGCTAGAAAGCTTGTATATTTTGACCTCAAAGAGGAATACCCAAAATAGTGGAGACAATTAGCTCTCACAAATGACATTTTCATCTCAACTAGTTTGTTTTATTTCAAGGGTTAGTAACCAGCTATTGCCAATTAAATTGCTTTATCACTGTACAGCACAACACTTTCTTCACCATTTTAGGGTCCAGAATTACTGCTGGAACCCTAAAAAGTGTATCGAGTATAGTTCTATATCCTTCTTACCATCTGTGGCAGTGTGTTTACATAAAGCAGACATCTACTGTGTCCCAGTGCCATGTCCCAGCTGTCTCctgactcctcctccacccttctGCACCCTTATGTAACGAAATTTTGCTGTGCAGGAATCTCAACTCAGACAAACACTCTTTTGTGGGAGAGCAATAACCCCCTCCCAAGCCTTCTCCACCGACACCACTGCAACTAGGATCACCCCCCACACATGCAAAACAAACCCCCCCTACCCTTAGGATCTAGGTCAAATTCAGCTGCCATTAAAGAACACTActgcccacaccaccaccactacaggCCCAGTGCTCTGGCATTGAAAGGCACTGTGAAAGCAGTTGTGCTATCAAGAGAACAGCTATCTTGATAACTCCCATTTCAAAGCCACCCGAAAGACCAATAATCAAAAACGAGTCAGAGATATCCAGACTATGACACCCTGCCACGGTCACTGATAAGAACTGAGGGCACACAGTAAAACGTCAAGAATTTGTGAATCTAACCAGTATCGGGGTCTAAAATCTGCACAAAATACTAACTAGTATTGGAGTACTGCAACTCTCCCGTGGACTTGCATCATTCTCAGCCACTTCAAACCCTGCTGAGTAGCGGATAGCTGCTAATCAGGTGACGTTACATGGGGATTTTGTTGGCAACGCAACCTGGGGCTTTCCTAAAACCATGTGACTGTCAGACCATACACCAAGGTGACGCCACACAGGCatgcgtgcacatacacacacacactattggtaAACAAAAGGATCATCTCCAAGTGTATACAGGAGGTTCTGCTATATTGTCTGTCCACAGCTGCCCCTGATCTGGTAACATTTCTATATTGCAGTCACAAGACATATATTAGTAAGATTAGATTTAAGTTCAGCAGACAGGAAGATACTTGTACTGTGTTCTTGGTAAAAACCAGGTGAGACATTTCCTTGAAAAGTCTACCTCCCCCCAAGCCAAGGCTCAAAGCCAGCCTCCTTGCCTGTAAACCTAAGAGCATGTGCATATCAACAGCCATCATGTGCAATTCTTGTGCAATCCTTAAAGGAACTGAATATTCATTTCAACTAGCCCGGAAAATCTATGTATAAAGGTAACTATATGCAGTACCACTCTATTGAGCAACAGCAACTATAGGAATGTGGGTaaagggtgtgtggggggggacagAATGCAAGAGATGAAAATCAGAAGACCGTTCCTGTGATTAAGGCACATCAACAGCCATCATGCGCAACTCTTGTGAACAGTCCCAAAAAGAACTAAATATTCATTTCGACTAGCTcagaaaatatatgtatataagtAACTATATGCAATACCAAGCATATAGTTAGCAACAGCAACTGTAGGAATGTGGGTAAAGGGTGTGGGGGGAGGGACAGAATGCAAGAGATGAAAATCAGAAGACCGTCCCTGTGATCAAGGCAAAGAAAACAAGTCAGGGCGCATGAACAGACTGGCatttgctcctccctcttctcttcCCCTAATGCTGCTCTAGCCAATCACAGCGCAGTTGCTAGGTataagggggcaaaaaaaaaaatctagaacAAGCTTTATGCATGTCCTTTGTATGGAGAATACAAAGAAAATGCAGACTTGCACAAGTATGGTCAGGGCCAGTGGGTGGAGTCAGCTATAGGCAGACTGAGTGGgtggttttgtcccccccccccccacccaaaccaTCTTTGTGGTTTTGACGCCACAGGAGGAGGGGGCTCAGCACGGGTTTGTGTATTTTGGTTTCGTTCGCCGTTTCTAGCAGAGAAACCTCTTCCTTTCCTCCACTTCCTCATACCACTAGCCATGACCTTGTGAAAACTGAACAATGTGTTCCCCTAGTCTCACTACATTATGAAGATATAATTTCCTGTCttgaaaaccaaacaaacatccaACTGCTGATATCACTGGCTCAGATACACTAGTTGAATGAAATCATCATAAAAATAAGTTGGAAAAACTGGTAGAATAAACAGACATGGAAAAAAAGCAACAGGACAAATGAGCTACCCCATCCCCACTCAAAATCAACAGACTAAACATGTGAGGCCTTAAAACTATTTCCTCCACCACCTCCAAATAGTACAGGGATGGGCCCCTGATCAGTAAGCCGTCAGCTAAAAGGATCAGGTTACCAGTGTAGAAACTCCCCCACCCATCCCTATATTTTCTGCAACTTGAACAGCTTTCTGTGTCACCTGTTACAGTTCATCTATCCACCCACTTGACAACCAATGGTCAGACTTCACTGTTTACTCTCACACAGTGGGAACACTGCCCTTTGAAAATTTTCCCAATTGCAGTTTTAAGTTGCAAGCTTACAGCTTCTCGGGGTTCGGCTCGTAGGCAAATGCTTTGCATTTTGGCGCGTGTACAAGGGTTGGCGGGTGGGGGTTAAACCATCATAACCCCCGCATGTGCCTCCTTGTCTGCGAGTGATAAGCAGCAGGATGTGGACATTAGACTGAGAGGGACATCTACCTGAACATAGCTGATATTCCCAGCATGACAAGGCATTAAGGAATTGCCAGGTAAATGATAGTGAGCAAGCAGAGTATGCCGGTTCAGTGTCATGTGACATCACTTCAGAGAAACTGACAGAAATCTTTTTATCTCAAATACCAGAGCACTTTCTCTCACCCAATCAGAGGGCTTTCCTGCAGCCAACACCACTGAGCATTGCCCAATAGGCACCCAGATTGACTTGATAAAAGGACTGTTTTaaaaacagcagagagagagaaaaaaattcgACTCGCAACACCCTGCCTATCCAACTCAAGGAAACAAGAGAGTGGCAGACAATGTCACAGATCAACCATTTCATGACTGTAAATAGCTGTGTTTATATACTGTATCCCCAAATCATCCACTTCCCTTCTTAGCATTTCTCCACTCCCATTTAACCATGCATCACAAAATAGTCAGCAGGCTGGTGGACTTACAGGAGTGAGGAGCTCAGGAGTGGAGATGGGTGAGCTGTCACTATTCAGCTTGATCCCACTGCCCAGATCAAAGTCACAGATCTTGACTGGGGATATCTGCCAAAGATGTACGGTTTTGAGTTACTAGGAatgcatatcacacacacacaggggcattCTTAATGTGTAACCACACTTCGGATACAAAAAACATTTCATAGAAAGGTTTTTGTCTTGATTTATCACTAATGAGCTCGATATCACAAACCCTCAAGAAACTTATCACGATCACAAGATTAAGAGTGGCCTTTGAGCCAGAGCCAGTGATTAAATAGACTCAAACACGCCTGTGGTAAACTCACCTTGTCCTCATGCTCACACAGGATATTTTCAGGTTTCAGGTCTCTATGTGCCattcctggaaaaaaaagaaaaaaaatgactatGGGATTGGTAATGTGTTAGGCCGTTTGTTTTTCAAAACAACATGTTTTATCTAAATGAAACAGAACAATTATCTATGAAGGCTAATCATAATGCACATTAATCCAGTGGCATAGTTGTGGCCGAAGAGATTGCTCCACTGCTGATCAAGAGGGCACACTGTGACCCAACCATCTGTGTACATGCTAAAGGCACCAAGGTAGTTATGCTCCATTGTAGTCAGAGAAAGAAGTGGTCCATTTAATTACCCAGGATGTAAAACCCCTCTCAGTGCAAAGCCAACCTTAAGTTTTGTTGGACTCTTCCGCCATCTTAGAGGAGTAATAACATTATGTGGTATTGCAGAAGTGAGCGTACCCTTGTTATGCAGAAAATCAAGAGCGCTGGCAATGTCCTGCACCACAACGCTGGCTTCCTGCTCGCTGAAATGCCGTCTTTTGTGAATATGAGCTAGGACGGAccctgagggggaaaaaaggatcAATTATCTACAAACAAAAAGACTACAGTTTCCTGCACATTCATCAGAAGATTTTGTGGGATAGTGGCATTACAGCGATGTTTTAAAGCGAACCAAGGATGTGATGAGGATTTTTGGCTGCTGTTACATGCACCAACCTCCTCTCAGCTTTTCAAACACCAAGTAGAATTTGTCTTCCTCTTCAAAGAACTCAACCAGCTCCAGGATGTTCCTTTAAAAGATCAAAACAATAACAGGATTAGCTCATTTAGTGTGCCATATGAATCAGCAATCAAATGAAAACATGAATACTTTGTACAACAGCTTTCCATGTTAAAAACtggagcaaaaaaaagaaaaaagaaagtagaATAACATGATTTATCACTCCATGAATGAACTATGGCACTGATCATGTCTGACAATCCGCAGTATGATCTCCTTacaggtcagtcagtcagtcagtgtgaTGTTCAGTTGGTGACAGCTGAATGGTATTACCTGTGGCCCTGGCACTGGTAGAGCATCTCAACCTCGCGGAAGACACGACTGCGACTGTGACCTGGTCTCTTCTCAATGATCTAGAACAGAGCAATAGTTGGATTAAGTCACAAAGGATCTAACAAGCACAAAACCATCCAGACCAATGGCGCATCTGTGCTGCGTGAGTCAGTTGCAAGTCATCTCCTTCGCAAGTTGTGGAGCTACTGAACTTGAAGAACTGCTGCTCCCCCATTTATAGGTGGCATGTCACGTGTTGTGACTTTTGGTACCAAATGTCCCTCTCAGATCGTCCATGAGTGATTAACCACAATTTGCGATGCATAGCCTATGGCAGCAGTTCCGTGGCGCCGTGGGAAAGAAACCCTGCGTAATCATTCATACTGCAAAAGTAGAAACGGTTGCCAACATAGGGAAAAGTGAACAGAGGGAAAACCAATGCACACAGAATGCCATACGGCAATATTACAACTTCACCTGTGACTGGATTTTAAGACAATAGAGCATATTTTGGACATGATCCCTATTCAGTGCCACTTGAAATTCCTgggttgcacacacacaaaaaattggCAACCTTTATCCCATTCTTTGACACAGTTACAAAGATGGTTTTAACCTACTTATGACACTGCCTGTGCAACTTGAGAGGCAATGTACTGAAATGTACCACTCCTCTATATAGAACATTAATGTGTAACCCATATTCCCCCCTCAAGTGCTCTATAAGGAGCCTGAGTGTCTCTTCACATCAACGCAAGAGCTGATTCAAAACCGACAACAAATTACTCTAAACATAGCCAGGTGCTGCCTGGAACTTTACCACTGTGGGCCCCTGGATGGCTTGCATGTTGCCCagccaagagacagaaagagagactgcTGACACTGAAGTAAAAAGCCTGAATATTCCAGCCCTGGTCATTGTCTGCTTGGGAGGGTGTGCATGCTTCTCTTCCTGCTACATGGATTACAGCTGCTATTGAAACCCAGCGGGGCCAGAGTGCACTGTGTGTCTAGGATTAATGCATAGACAAGAGGCCTCAAAGCCTATGCACTGTTTCAATCTGAGTCAGCAGCACAGACAAGCCCCAATCAGTTTACTTTCTCCTGAAAACAACCCCCTATCccacagggggaaaaaaggggggcagCAAAATGGAACTCATGTTTTGACCTGAACTGGAAATAGCCAAAGTGGTAGTTATGGTGTCGTAGGGAGTAGAGTATggcggttaaaaaaaaaaaataccatgcTGCCTCTGTCCCTCTGGTGGTCTTTGGGAGTTTTACTGTCGTGTAGCAGAGTCACATACACTTCCTCCAGGAGGAGGATAAATAAGATTCATAACAGCCTCACTTTGTAAGCGTCCCCACTGAGTCACACTGCAGCTCAGTAAATCAATCCAGGCTTACGAAATGATGCGTCCAGCAGGGGCATTAGGTAGAGAAGCAAAGCCTCAGACTGACATAGCACAGCCCTCTGCAGGTTCCTCTACGCTCTTCAGCTTTTGTTACAATTGAAGGAACCCACACCGCCATCTCCCCCCAGTCTTGCAGGGGGAGGGGACCAAGGAGGACATCTGGCAGGAACTGTCTGCCCGCCCCCCCGACCAGACTGACCTAGAGTAACCGCTTCCCCTCTTGCCCCACCTAATCTCTCCCAGCCCAGCCACAAGGGAGCTACCAAACCATCACTAGGTAAACAATACTACTGTAGAATGGTCACTTGAGAAAATGTGTGTTCCAATTCCAGAAATATTTATGGTATGATATAGACTCTTTGCTCTACTGCGGAACAGCCATtcaacactggggggggggggggaatcatgaACTTTCAGTTGAAAGCAACAGAATTCTTGAGTGAATATAAGGAATCACAAGGAAATGATGCTAAGAATACAAAAGGGCCTGAACACCTCCCCTTACCATCTCCTCTCACAAAAAAATTCTCAAGTGGTGTTACGTAACGAgaattttttattcttttactattttTTTGCAGAATGAAAGCCCAGGAAGAAGACCCTGGAGTCTAACATATGTTGCAATCCACGCCCCATTAAAGGGAAGGCTGAGCAACGAGAACAAAACAATGTAAACACCCCAGTTCACAACCATAGCTCGGAACCCCTCCTTCCTCTGAATGTGGGTTTTATTTTGACATAGCTGCCAGTACACAATGTTCCCGCCACTAGAGTGCTCTGTAGCCAATGTGAGCAAAGAGAAGGGGCGTATATAGTCCTCCAAGCCCTTTGATAGGTTAGCAGAGCAAGAAAACAGTGAGGTGGAGTGTGCAGCTATTGTTACACTCAAAATAAGAGCAGAGCAGTGTCATAAACATCTGATTTAGAGGGCTGAGTAGCGAAAACTTGTTTTGCCCTGTGAACCAAGTTAGAAATGTAGTGTAGAAAAGACTGGAACAAAGACAGTGAGGAATGAATGAGTATGACCCTTTCAAATACTTTGTGTGCCCTAGTTTTTCCAAGTTTCACAATTCAAAAGTACCTAACAAAACAGGAACCCCATGGCTTCACAGGTCAAAGTCATGGCTATCCATGTACTTCACCATGCAATTCACAGATCAAAGTTAACAAATAATCAAGCGCAGTCGTATGAAATGTAACATCTCCATATCAATCACAACCCAAGGTACTGGTAGGCAGCAAGCAAGTGTTATGTAGATCACATTCACAGACACCATCGAGAGAGCAAATTCTGAGGGGGTTTGTTGACATAAACTATGCAAATTATTGCAATACTATTACAGCCATTAAATGGAGTTAAATGTAAAGGAAAGTCTTACCTTGACAGCATATTCTTTATTGGTAATGAGGTTGATACAGGTTTGCACCCTGGCATAAGCACCCTCTCCTAAGACCTCTTCCTGAAGCCTGTAGACATCTATTTCAGAAAAATATTAAgataaaaaaaagatttaaaaaaagctTAATAAAAATGACCATGAAGGAGAAAACTTACTCGCTGAAAAATTGCTTACCTTCAAACCGTCCAGAGAAACTGTCAGTTGCCCGGCAACGTTTTTTCTTCTTGTTTCTCTTCTTGGCATCTGGGATGTCAATAGGCTGACTTGAGGGCATGTCTGTTAAAAGTCAGAATGAGTATCCCAACAAAGAGCTTTATCTCAGGGAAGCTTTTAGCATTTCTGCAACACAAAGAACTATAGAAAGTACCCAAACCCCTAATTCTCAAGTAGTCATAAATAACCATTACTCCTACTTTGAGTGCATCTCAAAATATTGCCAATTTGTATTCCAAAGAAAAAGGTCTATAGGTTAACTAGCTCAAATGTTTAGTACTTTGTCAGGAGGACACTCATAAGAAACATGCATAAAATCCTATGTAAAGCTCTCACCGTGTCTGGGGGAAGATTCAAAATTAAAGGTCGAATCAAGAAGGAGGGATCCATTTTTAGTGAAGTCATCTGACTCAAAGGGATTTTGGCCCTAGATCAAAATAACTCCATGTTAAACGCATACAATTATATCAATGAACCATGTTAATAAATATACCAAGGACTTTGCTTTCCTGGCTAAATGTCACTCATCCTAACATCAGTGAAATCAAACAACATGAACGGGTTAGGTTTACAATCTTAAAAAAAAGCATCATTTGCTAATAATCATAAAAATGGTCATTCACACTCTAGAACAATTAACAGAAATATGGCTTGGCAAAACGCCAGCAGCCTTATCTGAACTAAGAAATGGCATGGCGCGCATACTTCCAGACCATGGCCCAGCCTCTTCCATTCCTACAAAGTATTTCCTCAGCAGTGAATAAGTCATCCGACTCCTCAACCTAGACACGCATTAGCTATATCCACACGTGTCATGAGTTTGAACATCCGCTGGTATCCCACACCTTGCGGCTGACAAACATATGTGGTTATAAATATTGAGCCCTGGTCGCGTCCTGACATCGAAAAGGCATGCACCGAGCACTGTTCTCCTTCAGCGTTCATACCCACACTCACCTTGAAAGACCGGTGGAATCCAGTTACTTcggtaattttattttgcaccatTTTTCTTCGATTTTGGGTGATTTTGCGAGTTTGCAG
Coding sequences:
- the mknk2b gene encoding MAP kinase-interacting serine/threonine-protein kinase 2b isoform X2; amino-acid sequence: MVQNKITEVTGFHRSFKGQNPFESDDFTKNGSLLLDSTFNFESSPRHDMPSSQPIDIPDAKKRNKKKKRCRATDSFSGRFEDVYRLQEEVLGEGAYARVQTCINLITNKEYAVKIIEKRPGHSRSRVFREVEMLYQCQGHRNILELVEFFEEEDKFYLVFEKLRGGSVLAHIHKRRHFSEQEASVVVQDIASALDFLHNKGMAHRDLKPENILCEHEDKCGSAEYMAPEVVEAFSEEATIYDKRCDLWSLGVILYIMLSGYPPFVGRCGGGCGWELGEPCHTCQNTLFESIQEGKYEFPAKDWAHISLSAKDLISKLLVRDAKNRLSASQVLQHPWVQGGASDTLPTSILHQRTSSARDLTFFAGQAMAVNRQLAKQDGMEEQQQQEAPLVITASGSSMHLSPPSNSKLARRRQRNSQPKGGPVSAAELRQLLAPLVIVGDCA
- the mknk2b gene encoding MAP kinase-interacting serine/threonine-protein kinase 2b isoform X1 — encoded protein: MVQNKITEVTGFHRSFKGQNPFESDDFTKNGSLLLDSTFNFESSPRHDMPSSQPIDIPDAKKRNKKKKRCRATDSFSGRFEDVYRLQEEVLGEGAYARVQTCINLITNKEYAVKIIEKRPGHSRSRVFREVEMLYQCQGHRNILELVEFFEEEDKFYLVFEKLRGGSVLAHIHKRRHFSEQEASVVVQDIASALDFLHNKGMAHRDLKPENILCEHEDKISPVKICDFDLGSGIKLNSDSSPISTPELLTPCGSAEYMAPEVVEAFSEEATIYDKRCDLWSLGVILYIMLSGYPPFVGRCGGGCGWELGEPCHTCQNTLFESIQEGKYEFPAKDWAHISLSAKDLISKLLVRDAKNRLSASQVLQHPWVQGGASDTLPTSILHQRTSSARDLTFFAGQAMAVNRQLAKQDGMEEQQQQEAPLVITASGSSMHLSPPSNSKLARRRQRNSQPKGGPVSAAELRQLLAPLVIVGDCA